The Portunus trituberculatus isolate SZX2019 chromosome 50, ASM1759143v1, whole genome shotgun sequence genome includes the window atatatatatatatatatatatatatatatatatatatatatatatatatatatatatatatatatatatatatatatatatatatatatatatatatatatatatatatatatatatatatatatatatatatatatatatatatatatacgtgtgtaAGACAAAGACGCTTTCAGGGTTGGCAACACTGAGCAGTACACATGACTTTTATTGATTTGAAATAAAGAACTAGTGTTACTGGAAGAAACACCGCACGGCTGGTAAATGAGTGCCTTGCGAGAATCAAGCAGCGCGATCAGCGTGTGCATGGGATGGGTTTCACTGAACTTCATTGATTTCTAAACCGTGCGATTCTGACCGCGTGGGTACTTGGACTGCACATGACGCAGGAACATGAGAGAACAGCTAGAACATTAAGGAAAAGATCCAAAACTGTATTAAAGAAGGTAATTTCTCATGTCGTGCTTACTACAAAGTGAGGAAAGTTGTCGAGATAGGATGAAAGACATGCTGTTGAAAATACACTCCCTAGTCGAacttcaaataaaataaaagagatgaaatacTGAACCACAACGACGTATGTATATGATCTTACTATGTACTTTTAACATGACCAGCATATCCTCCGCTCCTTTACTCATCCCTGTATGCTCTACAGATGGCTGGTCGAGGACTTGTGCTGGCGGTGCTGCTGTTGGCGGGGCTCGGGGTGGAGGCGTCATTTCTACGAGGGAACAGAGGGAGGTACCGAGCCCCCAAATGTCCCACCAAGTACCTCACTACCTACGAGACGGAGGTGGTCGaggtgagtcagagagagagagagagagagagagagagagagagagagagagagagagagagagagagagagagagagagagagagagagagagagagagagagagagagagagagagaaatgggggggaggaggtagTGTGCAGGATTGattatagtagtagaagtagtagtagcagtagttcttgttgttctaTCAGTGgaatggtggtgtgtgtgtgtgtgtgtgtgtgtgtgtgtgtgtgtgtgtgtgtgtgtgtagagtgggTGCAAATTTAATAGGATCTTGGGGCAACAAGCAATAGACGAGGAGagtagacagagagaagagcgtCAAGAGGAGAGGAGCAATGAACGTAGAGGAGAGaccagaaggagaaaaaaaaaaagaaaatatacaaaagcaTTGCGAGTAAGGAAAGTGAACAGGTGGAAtgaaataatggagaaaaaaaagagataggtaTACAATATATGGACAaatccaatcacacacacacacacacacacacacacacacacacacacacacacacacacacacacacacacacacacacacacacacacatacacagtaaaAGAAAAGGTATGTAAAAATAGCCAGAAAAAGTTGAACTCTGTTTTTCGATTCTGGCAGATGACAAATTTTAGTCTGGGGAGGTGGTGTTGTCACGTAGCCTTACACTGCAACACAAACCACTTGATATGAACCGCACCTTCTCTATACGGGAGAGATGGgggccgccatggtacagtggaaccatgcatgctttgaggtccgaggggtctctaagcgtacgggttcgaatcttgtccatggtccgagtgtaggttgggcttcctcactcggggcaatggtttcctagcgggtgggctttgagataggaggtaccccaaaaagtattccctttagcccataaattcccgtgaaaaagcccacttggtatTATGGTAGATATGGTATTATAGCGCTGCCACATAACacaaaacctaaccaaactaaacctCACCTCCATAGCGCCATCATGCACCCCTAACCGCCGCCACAACGCACCCACACTCACTCTGCTTCTCTCCCACTCGCCACCTTGCAGCAGCCCGTCTACCACACCGTGAAGGAGACGCAGACCGTGCCCACCACCGAGTACCGCACCGTGCACCGCACCGTCACGCGGGTGGAGGAGCGGACCCGGAAAGTGCCACAgtacatcaccactaccacctaccgCACCCTGTACACCACGCACACCGCCTACAGCACCACAGTGAGTGTGCAGTACTCCCCGagctacatcaccaccaccaccttcgtgCCCTCTTACGTCACCACCACCGACGTGTCCTACGTGTACCAGACGCAGACGCTGTATAGGACGACCACCTCCATAGAGGTGCAACCTTCCtatgtcaccaccacacacgtcACCACGCAGTACCAGACGCAGGTAACCAcgcagtaccagcagcagtacGTGACAGTCACTACCACGCAACAGTCCTACCAAACAGTCTGCCCGGACCCACCCCAACAACAGGGCTACGGAACCTCCCCACAGATCCCTCCCGCTCCTGCACCACAGCAATCCTACGGCGCCCCAGAGCCACCACAGCAGTCCTACGGCGCCCCTGAACCACCACAGCAATCCTACGGCGCCCCAGATCCCCCACAGCAATCCTACGGTACCCCAGATCCCCCACAGCAATCATACGGCGCCCCAGAACCACCACAGCAATCCTACGGCGCCCCAAATCCCCCACAGCAATCCTACGGTGCCCCAGAACCACCACAGCAATCCTACGGCCCCCCAAATCCCCCACAGCAATCCTACGGTGCCCCAGATCCCCCACAGCAATCCTACGGTGCCCCAAATCCCCCACAGCAATCCTACGGTGCCCCAAATCCCCCACAGCAATCCTACGGCACCCCAGATCCGCCACAGCAATCCTACGGTGCCCCAGAGCTACCACAGCAATCCTACGGCGCTCCAGAACCACCACAGCAATCCTACGGTGCTCCTCAACGCCCACAACAATCCTACGGCTCCCCTGAACCACCACAGCAATCCTACGGTGCTCCTCAACGCCCACAGCAATCTTACGGCGCCCCTGAACTACCACAGCAGTCCTACGGCGCCCCTGAGCCACCACAGCAATCCTACGATGCTCCTCAACGCCCACAGCAATCCTACGGCGCCCCTGAGCCACCACAGCAATCCTATCTGCCTCCTCCCCGTTCGTCTTCACACAGGTCCTTAGAGAAGAGATCACCAGGGAAGGATCTTTTTGGTAGCTTCGTCCCAGCTAACGGGGCGGGGTCCTTCGCGGTGCACAAGGGCgctaaaaggaagagggagctggaggaggaggaactgaaggaggtgaagaaggaaggagtgtaaGAATCGAAGAGGAAGGACGATgctaaggaaagagaatgaaggtgaggagttggaagtgaaggaagaggaggaggaggaggaaagtaagagcaagaagagaaaggaggaagaggaggacaatgtgagggagaagaaaaaaagtatggaacgagaaataaaaggaaaggtggggggggagggaagaaaaatgttaatgcTGGGTGGAATGGACGGTGACGTGTGGCGGCAAATTGAAACGACGCGCTTTTGTTACTggttatatttttgtatgttcgTATTTGCCTGTGTATATTTAAGTGTTCTCCAGTGCCTGTGTATTATATGATAAGATAAATATATTGTAATTACTCTATAGTGTTGTTCATTCACGCGGGAGGGAGATCCGTGCCTGCCGGGTGGACATATCGGTGATAAATGGCACAAGTGAATGCGCAGACACCATCCATCCAGACCACATCGCCTTACTTGTGCACTTTGTTGTTTCATTTGCTGTACAAGTAAACACATTTTTTCCCATGAGAAGAATACTCGGGATGGCTTTGGAG containing:
- the LOC123499901 gene encoding protein transport protein SEC31-like translates to MTQEHERTARTLRKRSKTVLKKMAGRGLVLAVLLLAGLGVEASFLRGNRGRYRAPKCPTKYLTTYETEVVEQPVYHTVKETQTVPTTEYRTVHRTVTRVEERTRKVPQYITTTTYRTLYTTHTAYSTTVSVQYSPSYITTTTFVPSYVTTTDVSYVYQTQTLYRTTTSIEVQPSYVTTTHVTTQYQTQVTTQYQQQYVTVTTTQQSYQTVCPDPPQQQGYGTSPQIPPAPAPQQSYGAPEPPQQSYGAPEPPQQSYGAPDPPQQSYGTPDPPQQSYGAPEPPQQSYGAPNPPQQSYGAPEPPQQSYGPPNPPQQSYGAPDPPQQSYGAPNPPQQSYGAPNPPQQSYGTPDPPQQSYGAPELPQQSYGAPEPPQQSYGAPQRPQQSYGSPEPPQQSYGAPQRPQQSYGAPELPQQSYGAPEPPQQSYDAPQRPQQSYGAPEPPQQSYLPPPRSSSHRSLEKRSPGKDLFGSFVPANGAGSFAVHKGAKRKRELEEEELKEVKKEGV